A stretch of the Longimicrobium sp. genome encodes the following:
- a CDS encoding four helix bundle protein: protein MAVARFEELLAWQKAKRLCVEIYRVTGSGPFARDFGLRDQIQRAAVSVMSNIAEGFERNSRAEFARFVSIARGSAGEVRSQVHLARELGYVNERDCIALLESCTEITRMLIALRKSLGG from the coding sequence GTGGCGGTTGCTCGGTTTGAGGAGCTTCTGGCCTGGCAAAAGGCCAAGCGGTTATGCGTGGAGATCTACCGGGTGACAGGGTCGGGACCGTTCGCGAGAGACTTCGGCCTGCGCGATCAGATCCAGCGAGCCGCTGTCTCCGTGATGTCGAACATCGCCGAAGGGTTCGAGCGGAACAGCCGGGCGGAGTTCGCGCGGTTCGTGAGCATCGCGCGAGGCTCGGCAGGCGAAGTCCGGAGCCAGGTGCACCTGGCACGGGAGCTGGGATACGTCAACGAGAGAGATTGCATTGCCTTGCTGGAGTCCTGCACCGAGATCACCCGGATGCTCATCGCGCTGCGGAAATCGCTGGGCGGTTGA